The genomic stretch gagtgtaacatcgggatgagtttatatctttaaaaatgtcaatatttcacaagatacaaggtcatttcttaattatatatctagagatacataaaaacccattttatcatataaatacactgatcATAAAACTttgcttattttcttaataatatagattaaaaaatgaaaaaaaaaaaaaaaaaaaaaaaaaaatgataattatttttaatattaaaatttacccGAGAGTTTAGCTTGTTGAAGAATATAATGTTGAAGCGGCAACAAATGATCGGCATCGACTAATAAATTACCGTAATAAGGCGTCGATGCCGGTGGACTAGGATTGCCATTGCTTCGTTTTTTCTTAGCGTCCTCCTCCTCATCAACTACCTGTCCACCTCCACCGAGTTCATCACCAATTGCACTGTTACTACTGCTATTACTATCGTCATTACTGCTACTGGTATTGCTGCTGCCAAGTCGATGTCTAGCATGATCATGAAGGCTCTGACTGACCAAGTACCGCTCGTGCATTGAGTCGTCATCGCGGTCTCGCCTTCTCATCATTTGCTGTTGGAGTTTTTGCTGCTGAACAAAGCTGTAACTACGAGCTAACGCTTGTTGCGTGTTATTATCCATCAAATTATTACACTTGGTCCGCCCACCGTAATCATCTCTGTCTTTTTTATCCCGTTCACCAGCCCGGTCTTTTTCTTTAATGTGTCTTTCAGACACATCGAAACTCGGCTGCTTGGAGATGGGATTAACGTGAGACGCAGCATTGCTTCTCAAAGCAGAATTTTTGCCGTCATTACGACTCTCAGCAGCTAGCATGGCACCATAAATTTCTCGTACATTCGCTTCGGACAGCGAAGCAGCACAGCCATGGTGTCTTCGACCAATACTCCCGACGTTTCCGCCAGCAGACGTAATTACCTCCGCTTTGTTGAGATTTCGGGAGTGAATGGCACCAGCGCCCGGATAAAATCCTCCTGAAGACGGAGTGTTGCTTTTTTCAAGACTGTTAACTCTGTCACGGTGATAAGACTCGCGATCTCTGTCCCTGTCTCTGTCTCTATCTCGGTGGTACCGATTTGTTGACTCGACAAGAGATCCGAATTTGTCAGCTTGATGGGGCTTGCAAGAGTGTGGAGAGGATTGAATATCAGGCGGACGATAGGGAGGCATCTCTTGACGCAAGAAGGCTTTTGAGTCGATACCACCAATTGACTCTCGGTACGGTGAAGTACTTGGTTCTGGTCCATACGAGCCACGGCTACTCTCTCGACCTATTTAttcatcaatttattattatattatctcCACAATCCatgaaattgtaattttatcaatgtatAGATCAAGATACAAGATACAAAATATAACTACTCACCTCCTCCATTTCTACTTCTGTCAGACTCAGTACTCGTAACGCTTCTTCCGTCTCTCTGACTCGACGACGACTGCTGATGCtctacaaatattttttttttaaaaagtggCGTACTGGTTGAGAGTGAAAGACCAAGAGGCGGCGGTGGTGGTTCCCCAGGCATTGCTACGCCTTTTTGGTTTTTCACATTCTCAAGAGTACCACTTTTCTGTGATCTCAGTGGTTCTAGTGTACTACCACTACCGGTCGAAGTATTGTGAGTACGACTTGAGCTCGTTGGTAACTGGAGTATGTTGGATCGTTGATGATGCCGATGAGGTGATTCTAAATGACGGAAGGCAGATGCGCCTGATGATTCCAGGGACGTGCGGCTGTGAGAGATTGAACTGTCGCTGGAGCGACCCGAGTCTTGAGAATGATTGTGATGCCGTCGGGTTTGTGAAGACGGCTGTTCATGATGTCGATTATTGTGTCTATTGTTGTGCTGCTGTAACTGTTGCTGCTGtaactgttgctgctgctgctgctgttgttgttgctgctgctgctgctgttgatgatggtgatgatgatggtgatggTGGTGGTGATGATGCGGTCGTCTGGCCGAAGGAGATGGCGACGGAGGCGATAATTGGGAATCCATACTAATACCCGAGCTACGGACTTTGCATACACCACTGTTGGATTTCTGTAAGAGagtttgatttaaaaatatttaatgtaacaTAAACGaagaagaataaattattcacCATAGAGGAAGATAAACTTGGATTTTCTTGATGATGATCGTAACGTGATGAACGTCCAACTGCTGTTGTTTGAGTTTGCGTAGCCACAGACTCTTTTCTTCTCGACTCATTTGTCTGACCATCTGTGGCGTTCCCATTATTACCTGAGCCCCCGCTGATCGCCGGTTCTGTATTTTGTTTCAGCGTCTGGAAACGATCACATAACagtttataacttttatatacaacgtaaatttcattttataatatacattgtatatatatactgtAAGATACATAAAACTATCAGTATTCTAAAATCAggagatatttaataaaataaaaagctaaCATTAGGTGACGTCAACACGTTTAATCTCATACTCTTCTTAAGATATTTCTTCGTTACGATCACTTGCATTCTCTTGAGTTTTAAACGTACATACTTttgaataactcaaaaaaaaaaaaagaaaaaaaaaataatgtttctaTTTTAAGATATGGAAACAGACCATCTATACTGACGCGTCATGTTTTCCTCAAACGCTCTGTGATAAGACATAAAGCATCTAACTAAAATAGCTTAAATACAACagttaaaagtaaataaaaaaattgtaagatataatgatatatatgtTGATTTCTTGAAACATCAAACGCTTACTGTACCTGTAACTTTGCCAATGGAATAATGTCACAGTCAGTGGGCCGATGCCAGACGGTTTTTTGCGATGTTgcattgtaataataaaatcttgaTGTTTGTTGATCGAATAATTCCCACCACTGGTTATTATCAGTCTTCTTTCTGCAATTTAAACccgtttaaataataattaatattagaaaCACGtagatacataaataaataataaaataaataaaacatagcTTTAACagttatttaaaagtaatctTACGTACACAGGAACTCCCGGCGGTGGATCCCATACACATTCACCGGTCGTTAAATTAGCATACATGTGCTCTTTGGTTCTCGGCTCGATAATTTCTACCCACTCCATTCTGAAAACACAAATATTGGAAAACATTAGTTAGCAAACAATGGTTGTGATATTGGAAGAacgttatatataaattttcttccttttttattgcttattataattataattatattataacgacctttttataattataagacTCTCAACCCAAGTATCCTTAGTATAGGATAGGATGTATGTGTGTATAATAACAACTCGAGAGATTCTAGAGTATAATAAATGTGTAATTGGCCTGAAAATCTCGCGAGTTAAGTCACATTGAGACCCGTGTGGCGTGCAGTAACCCATCGACTGAAAACCAGAGCAAAAGCTGATGTCATACCCGCCTTTTTAATTGGCTAAACGAACCTAGTCCTCGGTACACTTACATTGGGTCTGGATGAAAGAGCGCAACCAAAAccgcttaaaaaataaaggatAATAAAGTAACAtcacaacaacaataacaaagAAGGGAAGCGCAGCACGAGGGGACAGGAGAGTAGAGATTGAGAAAGGAGCGTCCAGCATTGCATGCACCAGCATTACATTTAGATTTAATTAATCTCACATCTTACTTAGATAGAAGTGTATTCTTAGTTTAATACACAAGCATGTCTATCTGTgtaatgtaatttaatttaatgcaatctaatataatatataaaaaaaagtatatattatgtataataaCATCCAGCAAGTGagagttttttttacataattcaGATGTTATATGTGCAAGCGATAAAGATTGCATCACTGCTCCGGATTTTCAAGTTCATCATGCCCTCCAGTGAGACCCACCCTAGATCTGTGTACTCGCGTGCGCAACTTTTGTTTCTTCCTTTATTGTCCCAACACCTACCTATCCATTGTacctttttttaacttttagaTCCAATTGTTTATTCAATTCATTCATTGTTTCACTTCTATTACTTCCTCAGTCACTACGACAgggaaattataattatcggAAGCAAGGATTTATTGATTTACGAGTTGAGAGCCAGCAGAGTGCTTTAATAATATCATATCTATACATGCAGTCTCGGTACCGGGTgcattttacttttttcttttttttttttttttttttttaatagactgCGTACCCCGTGTCCTTATGTGTCATCCCTTGatttatatatacacatacgACACATGTGTGCTAGGTCCTAGAATACATTAGTGTTAAAACTAATGAATGcatgggttttttttttttttttggatcatagaatagaaaataaaataaaaaatgtaaacgtACCTATCAGCAGACGCCATCGccatttgaattatttaaacaactttgagaaaaatttcttgaatctcTTGAACACTGAcgttataaaaaactatatttatcatttataaat from Cotesia glomerata isolate CgM1 unplaced genomic scaffold, MPM_Cglom_v2.3 scaffold_30, whole genome shotgun sequence encodes the following:
- the LOC123274313 gene encoding uncharacterized protein LOC123274313 isoform X1 — translated: MAMASADRMEWVEIIEPRTKEHMYANLTTGECVWDPPPGVPVKKTDNNQWWELFDQQTSRFYYYNATSQKTVWHRPTDCDIIPLAKLQTLKQNTEPAISGGSGNNGNATDGQTNESRRKESVATQTQTTAVGRSSRYDHHQENPSLSSSMKSNSGVCKVRSSGISMDSQLSPPSPSPSARRPHHHHHHHHHHHHHQQQQQQQQQQQQQQQQLQQQQLQQHNNRHNNRHHEQPSSQTRRHHNHSQDSGRSSDSSISHSRTSLESSGASAFRHLESPHRHHQRSNILQLPTSSSRTHNTSTGSGSTLEPLRSQKSGTLENVKNQKGVAMPGEPPPPPLGLSLSTSTPLFKKKIFVEHQQSSSSQRDGRSVTSTESDRSRNGGGRESSRGSYGPEPSTSPYRESIGGIDSKAFLRQEMPPYRPPDIQSSPHSCKPHQADKFGSLVESTNRYHRDRDRDRDRDRESYHRDRVNSLEKSNTPSSGGFYPGAGAIHSRNLNKAEVITSAGGNVGSIGRRHHGCAASLSEANVREIYGAMLAAESRNDGKNSALRSNAASHVNPISKQPSFDVSERHIKEKDRAGERDKKDRDDYGGRTKCNNLMDNNTQQALARSYSFVQQQKLQQQMMRRRDRDDDSMHERYLVSQSLHDHARHRLGSSNTSSSNDDSNSSSNSAIGDELGGGGQVVDEEEDAKKKRSNGNPSPPASTPYYGNLLVDADHLLPLQHYILQQAKLSGCYKYGDPLLVDGEGDDDSLDEDGGGRDNEGGNGVGIGSGRGDDDSDDEDQFADDEAASNQGDSSSQEYLEDHYADLGNYDTAGLATYYNTTETLTRSHASSTQATLPSTAPLVPSAPSGQTGSTTISLHTEVRDSGSMGGGVGASPRPISLPASTAFTSLVKSYDIADGAEDGRRDDSTGGGDIEKYAQDNLNLNCGRPKGLRLLFRKKFSVRDILSWSKDPIPRPMLNVVEGEKLLKREACNLFRLVQVYMGDRKANVGMTLDGVATELINTVFSKPPLRDELYVQICRQTTENPRKESLRRGWELMAVCLAFVPPSATFEPYLEGYMNRHRDPNFQFPEVAKWPIHVQVSHYATVACRRLQRIGAHGKRQPRKATIEDIDQARLQIFRASMFGATLSEVMALQRDRFPQRDLPWVQTTLTRQVLMRGGTLTEGIFRVSADADEVSALKSCLDRFEDGANLAPSQDAHAPASLLKLWVRELYEPLIPDSFYIECVSMRHDESEAAALNAAAIVDRLPDLNRRVLSHLIRFLQIFTRPDVVARTKMDANNLAMVMAPNILRCTSQDPRVILENARKEMAFVRILIESLETAWVDDLH
- the LOC123274313 gene encoding uncharacterized protein LOC123274313 isoform X2, which translates into the protein MTHKDTGMEWVEIIEPRTKEHMYANLTTGECVWDPPPGVPVKKTDNNQWWELFDQQTSRFYYYNATSQKTVWHRPTDCDIIPLAKLQTLKQNTEPAISGGSGNNGNATDGQTNESRRKESVATQTQTTAVGRSSRYDHHQENPSLSSSMKSNSGVCKVRSSGISMDSQLSPPSPSPSARRPHHHHHHHHHHHHHQQQQQQQQQQQQQQQQLQQQQLQQHNNRHNNRHHEQPSSQTRRHHNHSQDSGRSSDSSISHSRTSLESSGASAFRHLESPHRHHQRSNILQLPTSSSRTHNTSTGSGSTLEPLRSQKSGTLENVKNQKGVAMPGEPPPPPLGLSLSTSTPLFKKKIFVEHQQSSSSQRDGRSVTSTESDRSRNGGGRESSRGSYGPEPSTSPYRESIGGIDSKAFLRQEMPPYRPPDIQSSPHSCKPHQADKFGSLVESTNRYHRDRDRDRDRDRESYHRDRVNSLEKSNTPSSGGFYPGAGAIHSRNLNKAEVITSAGGNVGSIGRRHHGCAASLSEANVREIYGAMLAAESRNDGKNSALRSNAASHVNPISKQPSFDVSERHIKEKDRAGERDKKDRDDYGGRTKCNNLMDNNTQQALARSYSFVQQQKLQQQMMRRRDRDDDSMHERYLVSQSLHDHARHRLGSSNTSSSNDDSNSSSNSAIGDELGGGGQVVDEEEDAKKKRSNGNPSPPASTPYYGNLLVDADHLLPLQHYILQQAKLSGCYKYGDPLLVDGEGDDDSLDEDGGGRDNEGGNGVGIGSGRGDDDSDDEDQFADDEAASNQGDSSSQEYLEDHYADLGNYDTAGLATYYNTTETLTRSHASSTQATLPSTAPLVPSAPSGQTGSTTISLHTEVRDSGSMGGGVGASPRPISLPASTAFTSLVKSYDIADGAEDGRRDDSTGGGDIEKYAQDNLNLNCGRPKGLRLLFRKKFSVRDILSWSKDPIPRPMLNVVEGEKLLKREACNLFRLVQVYMGDRKANVGMTLDGVATELINTVFSKPPLRDELYVQICRQTTENPRKESLRRGWELMAVCLAFVPPSATFEPYLEGYMNRHRDPNFQFPEVAKWPIHVQVSHYATVACRRLQRIGAHGKRQPRKATIEDIDQARLQIFRASMFGATLSEVMALQRDRFPQRDLPWVQTTLTRQVLMRGGTLTEGIFRVSADADEVSALKSCLDRFEDGANLAPSQDAHAPASLLKLWVRELYEPLIPDSFYIECVSMRHDESEAAALNAAAIVDRLPDLNRRVLSHLIRFLQIFTRPDVVARTKMDANNLAMVMAPNILRCTSQDPRVILENARKEMAFVRILIESLETAWVDDLH